The Mesobacillus jeotgali genome window below encodes:
- a CDS encoding serine hydrolase translates to MSFIKKILIALLSLLVLLPSVLPAQIAQAATISAYQTFNNNVSKELKQYIKKSGGTITLHYRDLTTGEEFKLNSTSARKAASTIKLPLALYVMELAAAKKINLNEKLTYKRHHYYGGSGVIQKQRFGTKYSIRDLVKKSMIHSDNIAFIMLRERVGKNNFIAYMKKVGGKNAYPGGQNITSSTDLVVYANRLYTFSRTNPLGKELVDYLKKTDYNTTIPRGVKGVPVAHKVGMIPMSRIYNDIGIIYDKNPFALAVMTNNLSYTKSQKVIADIASIVFKHHKIKNKVYYVKTKRTTAVYPIPASNETKIGSLTRGESFKISADKVDWYEIQLGGKKGYLRKTDVYAYLNQPTKGFTNGSLKSNGLVVAKGYTKVLNKPDTKGKVLLYVNKGTSINIYSQSGDYYSLLIGNRMGYIHKNLLNLQYTSSIKYFEVKQENAEIFTFRNGVYVHMGKLKKGQIFMAKSIGAGPFIQGEIGTGVAYIKKTAATPIFNARINNSAAKLPVKGSILLDQEEAVYSSQNGNSADIIGKISKNQKVSYVKLENGYYEINFLGRKGYIKNKGSNI, encoded by the coding sequence GTGTCTTTTATAAAAAAAATATTAATTGCATTGTTGAGTTTATTGGTGTTATTACCATCAGTTCTGCCGGCCCAAATTGCCCAGGCGGCAACAATAAGTGCTTATCAAACCTTCAATAACAATGTATCAAAAGAGTTGAAGCAATACATAAAGAAATCCGGAGGTACTATCACTCTCCATTATAGGGACTTAACGACAGGAGAAGAATTTAAGCTTAATAGTACAAGTGCAAGAAAGGCAGCAAGTACGATTAAATTGCCTTTAGCTCTATATGTAATGGAACTGGCTGCTGCTAAAAAAATCAACCTAAACGAAAAATTGACCTACAAACGCCACCATTACTATGGAGGCAGCGGAGTTATCCAGAAACAAAGGTTCGGAACGAAATACTCAATTAGGGATTTGGTCAAAAAGTCCATGATACATAGCGATAATATTGCGTTTATCATGCTTCGTGAGAGAGTCGGCAAGAACAATTTTATTGCCTATATGAAAAAGGTTGGCGGAAAGAATGCTTATCCAGGTGGACAAAACATAACGTCTTCCACTGACTTAGTCGTGTACGCCAACCGCTTATATACCTTCTCCAGGACAAATCCACTTGGTAAAGAGCTCGTGGATTACCTAAAGAAAACGGATTACAACACAACGATTCCGCGAGGAGTTAAAGGTGTTCCAGTTGCTCATAAAGTTGGAATGATTCCTATGTCCAGAATTTATAATGATATAGGGATTATCTACGATAAAAATCCGTTCGCACTTGCTGTAATGACCAATAACTTATCTTACACAAAGTCGCAAAAGGTGATTGCGGATATCGCTTCAATTGTATTTAAGCATCATAAAATTAAAAATAAGGTTTACTATGTGAAAACTAAACGAACAACGGCTGTTTATCCTATCCCAGCTTCCAATGAAACAAAGATAGGTTCTCTTACCAGAGGAGAATCATTTAAAATTTCTGCTGATAAAGTCGATTGGTATGAAATTCAATTAGGGGGTAAAAAAGGTTACCTTCGAAAAACAGATGTCTATGCATATCTAAATCAGCCGACCAAGGGTTTTACAAATGGGTCTTTAAAGAGTAACGGCCTGGTTGTTGCGAAGGGTTACACCAAGGTTCTAAATAAGCCTGATACTAAAGGAAAAGTACTATTATATGTAAATAAAGGAACTTCAATAAATATATACTCGCAATCCGGAGACTATTATTCTTTATTAATCGGTAATCGGATGGGCTATATTCATAAGAATCTGCTAAATCTTCAGTACACATCTTCAATTAAATATTTTGAAGTCAAACAGGAGAATGCAGAAATCTTTACTTTCAGAAACGGCGTGTATGTCCATATGGGTAAGTTGAAAAAAGGACAAATCTTTATGGCGAAATCAATAGGAGCAGGGCCATTTATTCAAGGAGAAATAGGAACCGGCGTAGCTTACATTAAAAAAACAGCAGCAACTCCGATTTTTAACGCCCGGATCAACAACTCGGCTGCCAAGCTTCCGGTTAAAGGTTCCATTTTATTAGACCAGGAAGAGGCGGTTTACAGCAGCCAAAATGGAAATTCAGCAGATATAATAGGCAAAATATCAAAGAACCAAAAGGTTAGCTATGTAAAATTGGAAAATGGCTATTATGAAATCAATTTTCTTGGACGCAAAGGCTATATTAAGAACAAAGGAAGCAATATTTAA